From Panicum hallii strain FIL2 chromosome 2, PHallii_v3.1, whole genome shotgun sequence, a single genomic window includes:
- the LOC112881302 gene encoding uncharacterized protein LOC112881302: protein MAEEFRIELNPSQHCAVGRGATRDREPPDLLFFLPCSNPTTSAVLPTPPSRHGVLLLRRVLLRDRGAALRRPPRVPAGQAVRAAGVALLPQGEPGGVGHDTSSVPDPKFPDLTEKGFWAKASSSAALKQACDDRNDNPALPERLADYPLTLFILPTTSPREVFDITALLPSELRTPAIRIHNRVEQTTKLFARNVVQELLLDIGKAGDNVAVDTLRLNTAIESEIKHREEMELQYYQADAAYKASPTPETNLEALAAVSRLDVARQVVEALLPARACVTVLGESLRDKAAALEQAMESSTFMGCPVEEHPGKWWIDGKGVMETAPVTGHGAGGDGGLSRRRWLNMDLAAMGASRRRWLTITWTWSSASKKEAFTDSVKILIGRTASSTLLFALFTI, encoded by the exons ATGGCTGAGGAGTTCAGGATAGAGCTGAACCCGTCGCAGCACtgcgccgttg GGAGGGGAGCCACCAGAGATCGAGAGCCCCCTGacctgctcttcttcctcccctgttCCAATCCAACCACTTCTGCAGTTCTGCCCACCCCACCTTCCCGTCatggcgtcctcctcctccgacGAGTCCTACTCCGAGATCGTGGCGCAGCTCTCCGCCGACCACCCCGAGTACCTGCTGGACAAGCAGTTCGAGCTGCCGGAGTGGCTCTACTCCCGCAAGGTGAACCGGGTGGTGTGGGGCACGACACCAGCAGCGTGCCTGACCCCAAGTTCCCCGACCTCACGGAGAAGGGCTTCTGGGCCAaggcctcctcctccgctgccCTCAAGCAAGCCTGCGACGACCGCAACGACAACCCCGCGCTCCCGGAACGGCTCGCCGACTACCCGCTCACCCTCTTCATCCTGCCCACCACGTCCCCGCGTGAGGTCTTCGACATCACCGCCCTTTTGCCCAGTGAGCTGCGAACCCCGGCCATCCGCATCCACAACCGCGTCGAGCAGACCACCAAGCTTTTCGCGCGCAACGTGGTCCAGGAGCTGCTGCTTGACATCGGAAAAGCCGGGGATAATGTGGCCGTCGACACCTTGCGTCTCAACACGGCCATCGAGTCCGAGATCAAGCACCGGGAGGAGATGGAGCTTCAGTACTACCAGGCCGACGCAGCTTACAAGGCATCGCCGACGCCGGAGACCAACCTGGAGGCGCTTGCGGCCGTGAGCCGCCTCGACGTCGCCCGCCAAGTCGTCGAGGCACTGTTGCCAGCTCGGGCGTGCGTCACCGTCCTCGGCGAGTCGCTCCGCGACAAGGCCGCCGCCCTCGAGCAGGCTATGGAGAGCTCCACCTTCATGGGCTGCCCCGTGGAAGAACACCCTG GAAAGTGGTGGATTGATGGCAAAGGAGTGATGGAGACGGCGCCGGTGACTGGACATGGAGCTGGCGGCGACGGGGGGTTGTCCAGGCGGAGGTGGCTGAACATGGACCTGGCGGCGATGGGGGcgtcgcggcggcggtggctgaCGATCACATGGACATGGAGTAGCGCAAGCAAGAAAGAAGCTTTCACTGACAGCGTTAAGATTCTCATCGGAAGAACTGCCTCATCTACCCTTTTATTTGCGTTGTTTACGATTTGA